The following are encoded together in the Tepidiforma bonchosmolovskayae genome:
- a CDS encoding MFS transporter: protein MDAREPSSLRFERALSYAARFTAQTSQNIWLAALFLVAGTGAKPALDLSSLFIAMLLPSILLGLPGGSVADRLGPGRGYALGALLRFLPVAAGIWLLDGGTSAWVLAFLYSTGSQVFTPAELALVRPLQASRVGRVHSWLAALQYAGQGAGMLVLAPALYFLGGPTAMVIGAAVGMSLLFALTVVLAVRVAPLARAFAAGSARAALSFRETVAFFGRESLARYALVALGLKMVVSKGIVVALPFYLERDLGLGWQAMAYLFAPGILGVLAGLWWCSRELTLARAHEVLRLGMLGLLAALAALSALDYGITAVAQYSHIPPVARLEASMNTTFAVAIPVAFLLGVSLSGLLIAGRVALTETAPPGQHGRVFAVQLTLTETAISLPLLALGVGTTYAGARVTLAAMALLVAGFLLLAELDRARCSRRASSPAGVLQGAAPSPGA from the coding sequence ATGGATGCCCGCGAGCCGTCATCGCTTCGCTTCGAACGCGCCCTGAGCTACGCCGCGCGGTTCACCGCGCAGACCTCCCAGAACATCTGGCTGGCCGCGCTCTTCCTCGTCGCCGGCACAGGGGCGAAGCCCGCGCTCGACCTCTCGAGCCTCTTCATCGCCATGCTCCTGCCGTCGATCCTGCTCGGCCTGCCGGGCGGGTCCGTCGCAGACCGGCTCGGGCCGGGCAGGGGGTACGCCCTCGGCGCGCTCCTGCGCTTCCTGCCGGTGGCCGCCGGCATCTGGCTGCTCGATGGCGGCACCAGCGCGTGGGTGCTCGCCTTCCTCTACTCCACCGGCTCGCAGGTGTTCACCCCGGCCGAGCTCGCCCTCGTCCGCCCGCTCCAGGCGAGCCGTGTCGGCCGGGTCCACTCCTGGCTGGCGGCGCTCCAGTACGCGGGCCAGGGCGCCGGGATGCTGGTCCTCGCCCCGGCGCTCTACTTCCTCGGCGGTCCCACGGCCATGGTTATCGGCGCTGCGGTCGGCATGTCCCTCCTCTTCGCGCTGACCGTGGTGCTGGCCGTCCGTGTCGCACCGCTGGCCCGGGCGTTCGCTGCCGGGAGCGCCCGGGCCGCCCTCAGCTTCCGCGAAACGGTGGCGTTCTTCGGCCGCGAATCGCTCGCCCGCTACGCCCTCGTCGCCCTTGGGCTGAAGATGGTCGTCTCGAAGGGCATCGTTGTGGCGCTCCCGTTCTACCTCGAGCGCGACCTCGGCCTCGGCTGGCAGGCGATGGCGTACCTCTTCGCGCCGGGCATCCTCGGCGTGCTGGCCGGGCTCTGGTGGTGCAGCCGCGAGCTGACGCTCGCCCGCGCCCACGAGGTGCTGCGGCTCGGGATGCTCGGGCTGCTCGCCGCGCTGGCGGCGCTCTCCGCACTCGATTACGGCATCACCGCGGTCGCCCAGTACAGCCACATCCCGCCGGTGGCCCGCCTCGAAGCCTCGATGAACACTACCTTCGCGGTCGCGATCCCCGTCGCCTTCCTGCTCGGCGTCTCCCTCTCCGGGCTCCTCATCGCCGGGCGCGTCGCCCTCACCGAGACGGCGCCTCCGGGCCAGCATGGCCGCGTCTTCGCCGTCCAGCTCACCCTCACGGAGACCGCGATTTCGCTGCCGCTGCTCGCCCTCGGCGTGGGCACCACCTACGCCGGCGCCCGCGTCACGCTCGCGGCCATGGCGCTGCTCGTCGCCGGCTTCCTCCTCCTCGCCGAGCTCGACCGGGCGCGCTGCTCCCGGCGGGCATCGAGCCCCGCCGGGGTGCTGCAGGGCGCCGCACCCTCGCCCGGGGCCTGA
- a CDS encoding alpha/beta fold hydrolase: MTLPPPLDQYALLRGLRFHYREWPNPGRPPLVLLHGFTSHARSWDSFAAAMQPQFHIYALDQRGHGESAWADDSSADAMVEDVRAFTQALRLERFALLGLSMGGRNAYLFAARYPGAVERLVIVDIGPEVHAAGAARIQSGVRAPDIFASPDEAVERALRANPNADPAEARHRTLNNLLLLEDGTWTFRYDRAFRDGTRPISRPDPEASWRELAKIAAPTLLVRGERSDVLAPEIAARMAATIPDCRLVEVPGAGHSIPLERPREFLEAVRPFLTG; this comes from the coding sequence GTGACGCTTCCGCCCCCGCTCGACCAGTACGCCCTGCTGCGCGGCCTGCGCTTCCACTACCGCGAATGGCCGAACCCCGGGCGCCCCCCGCTCGTGCTGCTGCACGGCTTCACGAGCCACGCCCGCTCATGGGACAGCTTTGCGGCGGCGATGCAGCCGCAGTTCCACATCTACGCCCTCGACCAGCGCGGCCACGGGGAGAGCGCCTGGGCCGACGACTCCTCGGCCGACGCGATGGTCGAAGACGTCCGGGCCTTCACGCAGGCGCTCCGGCTCGAGCGGTTCGCGCTGCTCGGGCTGTCGATGGGCGGCCGCAACGCGTACCTCTTCGCGGCGCGGTATCCCGGGGCGGTCGAGCGGCTGGTCATCGTCGATATCGGCCCCGAGGTCCACGCAGCAGGGGCCGCGCGCATCCAGTCGGGCGTTCGCGCGCCCGACATCTTCGCCTCGCCGGATGAGGCGGTCGAACGGGCGCTCCGGGCGAACCCGAACGCCGACCCTGCCGAGGCGCGCCACCGCACGCTGAACAACCTGCTCCTCCTCGAGGACGGGACCTGGACGTTCCGGTACGACCGCGCCTTCCGCGACGGGACGCGGCCGATCAGCCGGCCGGACCCGGAGGCCTCGTGGCGGGAGCTCGCGAAGATTGCTGCGCCGACGCTGCTCGTCCGCGGCGAACGGAGCGACGTGCTCGCGCCGGAGATTGCGGCCCGGATGGCGGCGACGATCCCGGACTGCCGGCTGGTGGAGGTCCCGGGCGCCGGGCACTCCATCCCCCTTGAACGGCCCCGGGAGTTCCTCGAGGCCGTGCGGCCGTTCCTCACGGGCTGA
- a CDS encoding acetate--CoA ligase family protein translates to MNRFPSTPDLDLLFRPRSVAVAGASTNVDSPGHDYLEAMKRQGFSGPIYPINPKADTVAGLRAYPSLREVPGQVDLVISCVPAPAVPELVEHCGEKGVRFLHLFTGRFSETGDAEAARLEQAIARRAAELGVRILGPNGMGLYHPAGGLSFRPDLPTERGGVAFLSQSGNNAVEVITRGNARGLAFGKVVNYGNGLDITPGELLRYLADDPETTVIGGYVEGVPDGRGFYEGLRAAAARKPVIIHKAGRTRAGARSAASHTAALAGQAELWSTVLRQAGAIEARNQEQLLDLMVGAALLRPPAGRRIAIVGGGGGRSVQSADAAEENGFEVVPLPHAVRERVRERAPMLADWVGNPVDQSILAGSGLSSNGLLELMLEGDHYDLAIANVGEDWFFGRPDAADRLKHACGRLAAIAAASPKPVAVVLGPTETRNRDHRALVDEVRDDFVARGIAVFPSVERAAFALGRLAAAAERRRA, encoded by the coding sequence GTGAACCGGTTCCCTTCGACGCCCGACCTCGACCTCCTCTTCCGTCCCCGCTCCGTTGCTGTCGCCGGCGCCTCCACCAACGTCGACAGCCCCGGCCACGACTACCTCGAAGCGATGAAGCGGCAGGGGTTCAGCGGCCCCATCTATCCCATCAACCCGAAGGCCGACACGGTCGCCGGCCTCCGCGCCTACCCCTCCCTGCGCGAGGTGCCCGGCCAGGTCGACCTCGTGATCTCCTGCGTGCCGGCCCCCGCCGTCCCGGAGCTGGTCGAGCACTGCGGCGAAAAAGGCGTCCGCTTCCTCCACCTCTTCACCGGCCGCTTCAGCGAAACCGGCGACGCCGAGGCCGCCCGCCTCGAACAGGCGATCGCCCGCCGGGCCGCCGAACTCGGCGTCCGCATCCTCGGCCCGAACGGCATGGGGCTCTACCACCCGGCCGGAGGCCTCTCCTTCCGGCCCGACCTGCCGACCGAGCGGGGCGGCGTCGCCTTCCTCAGCCAGTCCGGCAACAACGCCGTCGAGGTCATCACCCGCGGCAACGCCCGCGGCCTCGCCTTCGGCAAGGTGGTGAACTACGGCAACGGGCTCGATATCACCCCCGGCGAACTCCTCCGCTACCTTGCCGACGACCCCGAGACCACGGTCATCGGCGGCTATGTCGAAGGCGTGCCCGACGGCCGCGGCTTCTACGAAGGGCTGCGTGCTGCCGCCGCCCGCAAGCCGGTCATCATCCACAAGGCCGGCCGCACCCGCGCCGGGGCCCGCTCCGCGGCCTCCCACACCGCTGCCCTTGCCGGACAGGCCGAGCTCTGGAGCACCGTCCTCCGCCAGGCCGGCGCCATCGAAGCCCGGAACCAGGAGCAGCTCCTCGACTTGATGGTCGGCGCCGCGCTCCTCCGCCCGCCCGCCGGCCGGAGAATCGCCATCGTGGGCGGCGGCGGCGGCCGCAGCGTCCAGTCGGCCGATGCCGCCGAAGAGAACGGCTTCGAGGTCGTGCCCCTCCCGCATGCCGTCCGCGAACGGGTCCGCGAACGCGCCCCCATGCTCGCCGACTGGGTCGGCAACCCGGTCGACCAGTCGATCCTCGCCGGCAGCGGCCTCTCCTCCAACGGCCTGCTCGAGCTGATGCTGGAGGGCGACCACTACGACCTCGCCATCGCCAACGTCGGCGAGGACTGGTTCTTCGGCCGGCCCGACGCCGCCGACCGCCTGAAGCACGCCTGCGGCCGGCTCGCCGCCATCGCCGCGGCCAGCCCGAAGCCGGTCGCCGTCGTCCTCGGGCCGACAGAGACGCGCAACCGCGACCACCGCGCGCTGGTCGACGAGGTCCGCGACGACTTCGTCGCACGGGGCATCGCCGTCTTCCCGAGCGTGGAGCGGGCCGCCTTCGCCCTCGGCCGGCTCGCCGCCGCCGCGGAGCGCCGCCGGGCGTAG
- a CDS encoding class I SAM-dependent methyltransferase, giving the protein MATDDVLAHYTGEALAERILEAARAAGVHPLTPAALAPADQFHMGGLRATRELARLAGVGPGDRVLDLGCGLGGPARVLAAEFGCEVTGVDLSPEFVRSAAVLTEACGLGERAAFRVADATALPFADASFDVVFTQHVVMNIADRRAFWSEAYRVLRPAGRFAFFDVIRGPNPAEPAYPLPWARDPSISFLLDAAATRALLEEVGFDIEAWNQPAPPAGRPDTTSPFSLRTVMGAGMEERVANIAACMADGRLGLLQGVCRRPA; this is encoded by the coding sequence ATGGCCACTGACGACGTGCTCGCGCACTACACCGGGGAGGCGCTCGCCGAGCGGATCCTCGAGGCCGCCCGCGCGGCCGGCGTCCACCCCCTCACCCCGGCCGCGCTCGCCCCGGCCGACCAGTTCCACATGGGCGGCCTCCGCGCCACCCGCGAACTCGCCCGGCTCGCCGGCGTCGGCCCCGGCGACCGCGTGCTCGACCTCGGCTGCGGCCTCGGCGGGCCTGCCCGCGTGCTCGCCGCCGAGTTCGGCTGCGAGGTCACGGGCGTCGACCTCTCGCCCGAGTTCGTCCGCTCGGCTGCGGTGCTGACCGAGGCCTGTGGGCTCGGCGAACGGGCCGCCTTCCGCGTCGCCGATGCGACCGCCCTCCCCTTCGCCGATGCGAGCTTCGATGTCGTCTTCACCCAGCACGTGGTGATGAACATCGCCGACCGGCGCGCGTTCTGGTCCGAGGCGTACCGGGTGCTCCGGCCCGCCGGGCGGTTCGCCTTCTTCGATGTCATCCGCGGGCCGAACCCGGCAGAACCGGCCTACCCCCTGCCCTGGGCGCGGGACCCGTCGATCAGCTTCCTCCTCGATGCCGCCGCCACCCGCGCCCTGCTGGAGGAGGTCGGCTTCGACATCGAGGCCTGGAACCAGCCCGCGCCGCCTGCCGGCCGGCCCGATACTACCAGCCCCTTCTCCCTCCGCACCGTGATGGGCGCCGGGATGGAGGAACGGGTCGCCAACATTGCCGCCTGCATGGCCGACGGCCGCCTTGGCCTGCTCCAGGGGGTGTGCCGCCGCCCGGCCTGA
- a CDS encoding NAD-dependent malic enzyme encodes MPDSVEPRPMVLRTFRVRTSNHVGVLARVLGILAEHGASIGDLRTVFMGPLSRVRDIEIGFADADSIEPAIRAIEATGEAHVLEVRDEVLDLHVGGKLVIRARHPIATEADLRRVYTPGVGEVARRIAAEPELADHYTMRASTVAIVSDGTAILGLGNLGPLAALPILEGKAAILAELVDVSCVPLAAGAVPTGDLVQAIATLAHGFGLVLLEDIAAPRCFEVEAGLRAAGIPVFHDDQHGTAAVVLAAVIGAAGLAGLDLARCRVGCVGLGAAGTAIARALMDYLGRPVFGADLDPAAIERFRASGGEPSDLAAIMATCDLVVATTGRPGLIEPAMVRRGQVILALSNPVPEIERDAAMAAGAALATDGRATNNMLAFPGLCRGGLDAGVREFVPAIFRAAAEAIVQSAPRGQLLPPPLDRTVHRRVARAVAGAAIAAGVATREVPPDYMLEGR; translated from the coding sequence ATGCCCGATTCCGTCGAACCTCGCCCGATGGTGCTCCGCACCTTCCGCGTGCGCACCAGCAATCACGTTGGGGTCCTCGCCCGCGTCCTCGGCATCCTCGCCGAGCACGGCGCCTCGATCGGCGACCTCCGCACGGTGTTCATGGGCCCCCTCAGCCGCGTCCGCGATATCGAAATCGGATTCGCCGATGCCGATTCCATCGAGCCGGCCATCCGCGCCATCGAGGCCACCGGCGAAGCCCACGTCCTCGAAGTGCGCGACGAGGTGCTCGACCTCCACGTGGGCGGCAAGCTCGTCATCCGCGCCCGCCATCCCATCGCCACCGAGGCCGACCTCCGCCGCGTCTACACGCCCGGCGTCGGCGAGGTGGCCCGTCGCATCGCCGCGGAACCGGAGCTGGCCGACCACTACACCATGCGCGCGAGCACCGTTGCCATCGTCTCCGACGGCACCGCCATCCTCGGGCTCGGCAACCTCGGACCGCTCGCGGCCCTCCCCATCCTCGAAGGGAAGGCCGCCATCCTCGCTGAACTCGTCGATGTGAGCTGCGTCCCGCTCGCGGCAGGGGCCGTGCCCACCGGCGACCTCGTGCAGGCCATCGCGACCCTCGCGCACGGCTTCGGGCTCGTCCTGCTCGAAGACATTGCCGCGCCGCGCTGCTTCGAGGTCGAAGCCGGCCTCCGGGCCGCCGGTATCCCCGTCTTCCACGATGACCAGCACGGCACCGCCGCCGTCGTCCTTGCCGCCGTCATCGGCGCTGCCGGGCTGGCCGGGCTCGACCTCGCCCGCTGCCGGGTCGGCTGCGTCGGGCTTGGCGCCGCGGGCACAGCGATCGCCCGCGCACTCATGGACTACCTCGGCCGGCCCGTGTTCGGTGCCGACCTCGACCCGGCCGCCATCGAACGCTTCCGCGCTTCCGGCGGCGAACCCTCGGACCTCGCCGCGATCATGGCCACCTGCGACCTCGTCGTGGCGACAACGGGCCGCCCCGGCCTCATCGAACCGGCCATGGTTCGCCGCGGGCAGGTGATCCTCGCCCTCTCGAACCCCGTGCCCGAGATTGAGCGCGATGCCGCGATGGCCGCCGGAGCTGCGCTGGCCACCGACGGCCGGGCAACGAACAACATGCTCGCCTTCCCCGGGCTCTGCCGCGGCGGGCTCGACGCCGGTGTCCGCGAGTTCGTTCCCGCAATCTTCCGGGCTGCCGCCGAGGCGATCGTGCAGAGCGCGCCCCGCGGGCAGCTCCTCCCGCCGCCGCTGGACCGCACCGTTCACCGGCGCGTGGCCCGGGCCGTCGCCGGCGCGGCCATCGCTGCCGGGGTCGCCACCCGCGAAGTTCCGCCCGACTACATGCTCGAAGGGCGCTGA
- a CDS encoding esterase/lipase family protein: MTRWLMPLLSAVAFSLAVVTGGSARADGPGPSLPEPASTLAAALHCPDNLARSYRWPVLLVPGTGLSGPENWDWSYRPALEAQGFAVCTVDMADLGMGDIQVSAGRIVHAVRTMHEKTGQQVALVGYSQGGLDIRWALKYWPDIRPMVSDVVGLAPANHGADSAAAICQASGACGASIWQMVPGSRLIRAVNNGGETFAGLDYTVIYSRHDGVVIPPRERSSLKAVAGSRVANIELQELCPASQLAHIGFPADGAVFALVLDALLRPGPADASRVSPGVCGTLVPGVSGATAESKATELSNLALSRVFGAPQVKAEPALAGYAAADAPAAPRPPATGNGPAAPATDHLAWNMRGAMAGIGAMLVLTGVACLLTASLARARGRQRPSSM, encoded by the coding sequence ATGACACGCTGGCTCATGCCGCTTCTTTCGGCGGTGGCGTTCTCCCTCGCGGTCGTAACCGGCGGGTCGGCGCGTGCGGACGGTCCTGGGCCGAGCCTGCCCGAGCCAGCATCGACACTCGCCGCAGCGTTGCATTGTCCCGACAACCTCGCGCGCAGTTACCGCTGGCCAGTGCTGCTGGTCCCCGGCACCGGCCTTTCTGGCCCGGAAAACTGGGACTGGAGCTACCGGCCGGCCCTTGAGGCACAGGGCTTCGCGGTGTGCACCGTCGATATGGCTGACCTTGGTATGGGCGACATTCAGGTCTCCGCCGGCCGGATCGTTCACGCGGTCCGCACGATGCATGAGAAAACCGGCCAACAGGTCGCACTCGTTGGCTACAGCCAGGGTGGACTTGATATCCGCTGGGCACTGAAATACTGGCCAGATATCCGACCCATGGTCTCAGACGTGGTGGGCCTTGCACCCGCAAACCACGGCGCCGATAGCGCCGCAGCGATCTGCCAGGCGAGCGGGGCCTGCGGGGCAAGCATCTGGCAGATGGTCCCGGGCTCGCGGCTCATTCGAGCAGTGAACAATGGTGGCGAAACATTCGCGGGCCTCGACTACACGGTGATTTACTCCCGTCATGACGGCGTGGTTATTCCTCCGAGGGAACGCTCCTCGCTCAAGGCCGTCGCCGGTTCGCGGGTTGCCAATATCGAACTGCAGGAGCTCTGCCCGGCGAGCCAGCTGGCGCACATCGGCTTCCCGGCCGACGGCGCGGTCTTCGCCCTGGTGCTCGACGCACTGCTCCGACCGGGGCCGGCCGATGCGAGCCGCGTTTCCCCGGGCGTCTGCGGCACGCTGGTGCCGGGGGTCTCGGGAGCCACGGCCGAATCGAAGGCGACCGAGCTGAGTAACCTCGCCCTGAGCCGTGTGTTCGGCGCCCCGCAGGTGAAGGCCGAGCCCGCCCTGGCCGGTTACGCTGCGGCAGATGCGCCGGCAGCACCCAGGCCTCCGGCAACGGGCAATGGCCCGGCCGCGCCGGCCACGGACCATCTCGCATGGAACATGCGCGGTGCCATGGCTGGGATCGGAGCCATGCTGGTTCTGACCGGTGTTGCGTGCCTCCTGACCGCGTCGCTGGCTCGCGCGCGGGGGCGTCAGCGCCCTTCGAGCATGTAG
- a CDS encoding CoA-binding protein codes for MTAAAEQPAIDLLMGAKTIAVVGLDSRTDRPAYRVASYLKEHGYRVIPVHRGRFPADEILGERAYASLRDIPGPVDLVDVFVRPADTDEVIDDAIAIGAKGVWLQEGITNDAGLERARAAGLVTMQDRCAKVVHQQQAERRAGDHAAG; via the coding sequence ATGACCGCCGCCGCTGAGCAGCCCGCCATCGACCTGCTGATGGGCGCGAAGACCATCGCCGTCGTCGGACTCGACAGCCGCACCGACCGCCCGGCCTACCGGGTCGCCAGCTACCTGAAGGAGCACGGCTACCGGGTCATCCCCGTCCACCGCGGCCGCTTCCCGGCCGACGAAATCCTCGGCGAACGGGCCTACGCCTCCCTGCGCGACATCCCCGGGCCGGTCGACCTCGTCGACGTCTTCGTCCGCCCGGCCGATACCGACGAGGTGATCGACGACGCGATCGCCATCGGCGCGAAGGGGGTGTGGCTGCAGGAGGGCATCACCAACGACGCCGGGCTGGAGCGGGCGCGGGCTGCCGGCCTCGTCACCATGCAGGACCGCTGCGCGAAGGTGGTCCACCAGCAGCAGGCCGAGCGCCGCGCCGGGGACCACGCCGCAGGCTGA
- a CDS encoding thiolase family protein, producing the protein MEDVVITSGVRTAIGRFQGSLADVPASDLGAHVIREAVNRAGIEPDRVDHVIMGIVGQVAEDAYLSRHAAVKAGLPIGTPAMNVNRICGSGLEAINTASRLIQSGDAEVVVAGGAENMTRMPFYLRKARQGYRLGHDSIEDGIIHMLSDPFKGYHMGITAENLAERFEVSREAQDAFAAESQRRALAAIEAGRFKEQIAPITIRVGREEKVFDTDEHPRATTVEALAKLRPAFKEGGVVTAGNASGINDGAAALVLMSASKAKELGARPRMRIVARAEAGVDPAIMGAGPIPAIRKALEKAKMTLDQIDCIELNEAFASVSCACASELCLDPEKVNPNGGAIALGHPIGATGAILTVKLMYELERTGGRYGIVSLCIGGGQGIATIFERLD; encoded by the coding sequence ATGGAAGATGTCGTCATTACCAGCGGTGTGCGCACCGCGATCGGCCGGTTCCAGGGCTCGCTCGCCGATGTGCCGGCCTCCGACCTCGGCGCCCACGTGATCCGCGAGGCGGTCAACCGCGCGGGGATCGAGCCCGACCGGGTCGACCACGTCATCATGGGCATCGTCGGGCAGGTGGCCGAGGACGCCTACCTCTCCCGCCACGCGGCGGTGAAGGCGGGCCTGCCGATCGGCACCCCGGCGATGAACGTGAACCGGATCTGCGGCTCGGGGCTCGAGGCGATCAACACGGCGTCGCGCCTCATCCAGAGCGGCGACGCCGAGGTGGTCGTCGCCGGCGGCGCCGAGAACATGACGCGGATGCCCTTCTACCTCCGCAAAGCGCGGCAGGGGTACCGGCTCGGCCACGACTCGATTGAAGACGGCATCATCCACATGCTGAGCGACCCCTTCAAGGGGTACCACATGGGCATCACCGCGGAGAACCTCGCCGAGCGGTTCGAAGTGAGCCGCGAGGCGCAGGACGCCTTCGCCGCCGAGAGCCAGCGGCGCGCCCTCGCCGCCATCGAAGCCGGGCGGTTCAAGGAGCAAATCGCCCCGATCACCATCCGCGTCGGCAGGGAAGAGAAGGTCTTCGATACCGATGAGCACCCGCGGGCCACGACCGTGGAGGCGCTGGCGAAGCTCCGCCCGGCCTTCAAGGAGGGCGGCGTGGTGACGGCCGGCAACGCCAGCGGCATCAACGACGGCGCGGCCGCGCTCGTCCTGATGAGCGCGAGCAAGGCGAAGGAGCTGGGCGCCCGCCCGCGGATGCGGATCGTCGCCCGGGCCGAGGCCGGCGTCGACCCGGCAATCATGGGCGCCGGCCCCATCCCGGCCATCCGCAAGGCGCTCGAGAAGGCGAAGATGACCCTCGACCAGATCGACTGCATCGAGCTGAACGAGGCGTTCGCGAGCGTCTCCTGCGCCTGCGCGAGCGAGCTCTGCCTCGACCCCGAGAAGGTCAACCCGAACGGCGGCGCCATCGCGCTCGGCCACCCGATCGGCGCGACCGGCGCCATCCTCACGGTGAAGCTGATGTACGAGCTGGAACGCACGGGCGGCCGCTACGGCATCGTCAGCCTCTGCATCGGCGGCGGGCAGGGGATCGCGACCATCTTCGAACGGCTCGACTGA
- the radC gene encoding RadC family protein translates to MGEEQRAAPYRTMREWAGDERPRERLLEHGPGVLADAELLAILLRTGRRGENVVDLARRLLESLGGLRGLVRADPAALQRVDGLGPAKAAELAAAVELGRRVHALDPGEQPTLLRPEAVFDLLGPRLLGKTREEFYALPLDTKGRLLGGIAPVNGGSVNAVSIRAAETFRQAIVLEATSVILAHNHPSGDPRPSPQDIALTRELIRAGELLDIAVLDHVVIGARGFVSLRREGLAFDA, encoded by the coding sequence ATGGGCGAGGAGCAGCGGGCGGCACCCTACCGCACGATGCGGGAGTGGGCGGGCGACGAGCGCCCGCGCGAGCGGCTGCTCGAGCACGGGCCCGGCGTCCTCGCCGATGCCGAGCTGCTGGCCATCCTCCTCCGCACCGGGCGGCGCGGCGAAAACGTGGTCGACCTCGCCCGGCGGCTGCTCGAATCGCTCGGCGGGCTCCGCGGGCTGGTCCGCGCCGACCCTGCCGCGCTCCAGCGGGTCGACGGCCTCGGCCCGGCCAAGGCGGCCGAGCTGGCCGCGGCGGTCGAGCTCGGGCGGCGGGTCCACGCCCTCGACCCGGGCGAGCAGCCGACCCTTCTCCGCCCGGAGGCCGTGTTCGACCTCCTCGGGCCGCGGCTGCTGGGGAAGACGCGCGAGGAGTTCTACGCCCTGCCGCTCGATACGAAGGGGCGGCTGCTCGGCGGCATCGCCCCCGTGAACGGCGGGAGCGTGAACGCAGTCAGCATCCGCGCGGCCGAGACCTTCCGCCAGGCGATCGTGCTGGAAGCGACGTCGGTGATCCTCGCCCACAACCACCCCTCGGGCGACCCGCGGCCGAGCCCGCAGGATATCGCCCTGACGCGCGAGCTCATCCGGGCCGGCGAGCTGCTCGATATCGCCGTGCTCGACCACGTCGTCATCGGCGCGCGGGGGTTCGTCTCGCTCCGGCGCGAAGGGCTCGCCTTCGACGCGTGA
- a CDS encoding trypsin-like serine peptidase: protein MRGRTLPLLPAVLGLAGLLLVLLAPGGEAGADPALPTARSGRVFRDDGLHPPVAARTAPDAGAAAVIGPDNRIRVTNTADFPWSAVVYLELYDRYGDVTGTCSGTFISPDAILTAAHCLYSEDGWTEDIRVVPGKDSWFEPFGFTWGTDWWVPDPWYFDPGNELYDWGLIHVADEPGWETGWLTMAILSTATLRLPDIEPAIVGYPGDKPEGTMWFHYQPGFLEVDAFTLYHTIDTAPGQSGSAVILTNTTNRAHLLGYIVGVHVRGNASAGYNEATRIDDVVIADLVEACNQMGCGFEWYVEGPAPTATPTPTRTPTATPTPTRTATPVPPAGQFRLRVPLLARD, encoded by the coding sequence ATGCGCGGCCGCACGCTCCCGCTCCTGCCGGCCGTTCTCGGGCTGGCCGGCCTCCTGCTCGTCCTCCTCGCGCCCGGCGGCGAAGCCGGCGCCGACCCGGCCCTGCCGACCGCCCGCAGCGGGCGGGTCTTCCGCGACGACGGCCTCCACCCGCCGGTCGCCGCCCGCACCGCGCCGGATGCCGGCGCCGCAGCCGTCATCGGCCCCGATAACCGCATCCGGGTGACCAACACCGCAGACTTCCCCTGGTCGGCGGTCGTCTACCTGGAGCTGTACGACCGGTACGGCGACGTCACCGGCACCTGCAGCGGCACCTTCATCTCGCCCGACGCCATCCTGACCGCGGCCCACTGCCTCTACAGCGAAGACGGCTGGACCGAAGACATCCGCGTCGTCCCCGGGAAGGACAGCTGGTTCGAACCGTTCGGCTTCACCTGGGGGACCGACTGGTGGGTGCCCGACCCCTGGTACTTCGACCCCGGCAACGAGCTGTACGACTGGGGGCTGATTCACGTGGCCGACGAACCGGGATGGGAGACGGGCTGGCTGACGATGGCGATCCTCTCGACGGCCACGCTGCGGCTGCCCGACATTGAACCGGCCATCGTGGGCTACCCGGGCGATAAGCCGGAAGGCACGATGTGGTTCCACTACCAGCCCGGCTTCCTCGAGGTCGACGCGTTCACGCTTTATCACACGATCGACACGGCACCCGGGCAGAGCGGCTCCGCCGTCATCCTCACGAACACGACGAACCGGGCCCACCTGCTCGGCTACATCGTGGGGGTTCACGTGCGGGGCAACGCCTCCGCGGGCTACAACGAGGCGACCCGCATCGACGATGTCGTGATTGCCGACCTTGTGGAGGCATGCAACCAGATGGGCTGCGGCTTCGAGTGGTACGTCGAGGGCCCTGCACCGACGGCGACCCCGACCCCGACGCGCACGCCGACGGCCACCCCAACCCCGACGCGCACGGCGACGCCGGTGCCCCCGGCAGGCCAGTTCCGGCTGCGGGTGCCGCTCCTTGCGCGCGACTGA